One Chryseobacterium sp. StRB126 genomic region harbors:
- a CDS encoding 1-acyl-sn-glycerol-3-phosphate acyltransferase — MKKLLGKLMLKLLGWKVVLQGDVNVLNRCILVVAPHTHNMEYILGNFAYWSLNKPLKIIIKDAHTKAWYGGIVKGLGGIGIDRSQKNDLVNFVASQFAKEDFSLVITPEGTRSWVPKWRKGFYHMAMAAKVPIVLAAGDFKRNIVYLGYTIPYERIASVPFSEIMQEIQDYYVKNDIVPKVPANWNPNIMGTGE; from the coding sequence ATGAAAAAGCTGTTAGGCAAACTGATGTTAAAATTATTAGGATGGAAAGTTGTTCTACAAGGCGATGTAAACGTCCTGAACCGATGTATCCTGGTGGTAGCACCGCATACCCATAATATGGAATACATTTTAGGAAACTTTGCCTATTGGTCTCTGAATAAACCTTTAAAAATCATTATTAAGGATGCACACACCAAGGCTTGGTATGGAGGGATTGTAAAAGGGCTTGGAGGGATAGGTATAGACAGAAGCCAGAAAAATGACCTTGTGAATTTTGTAGCCAGCCAATTTGCCAAGGAAGACTTCAGCCTTGTAATTACCCCAGAAGGAACAAGAAGCTGGGTTCCAAAATGGAGAAAAGGATTTTATCATATGGCTATGGCAGCAAAAGTACCTATTGTATTGGCAGCAGGAGATTTCAAAAGAAATATAGTATACCTTGGCTACACCATTCCTTACGAAAGAATTGCATCTGTTCCGTTTTCTGAGATCATGCAGGAAATTCAGGATTATTATGTGAAAAACGATATTGTCCCTAAGGTTCCGGCCAACTGGAATCCAAATATTATGGGAACAGGAGAATAA